The following are encoded in a window of Alkalinema sp. FACHB-956 genomic DNA:
- a CDS encoding DUF2887 domain-containing protein, which produces MRRDSIFYALFKQSPTLLFELLDQVPASADQYRFESVAVKEPKFEID; this is translated from the coding sequence ATGCGACGCGATTCAATTTTCTATGCATTATTCAAACAATCTCCCACCCTGTTGTTTGAACTGTTAGACCAAGTCCCCGCCTCTGCGGATCAATATCGCTTTGAATCCGTCGCTGTCAAAGAACCCAAATTTGAAATCGATG